One Bacteriovorax sp. PP10 DNA window includes the following coding sequences:
- a CDS encoding HAMP domain-containing methyl-accepting chemotaxis protein: protein MKNWSLSAKIYFVVFIMSIGLCTVSVIGIYQMRNINTILEVITKERMQNLIKTHNIMSHFYIQIINERNYILQESVEARKTNKGFIEKRHGELQDMIEARKLTSSPEGLKNIVEFKSVYEKWAKFNQNIQELVDTGHTKEAAVLVAETGRKLRLEGEEILHRINVRDTERMAEETQLAADTYAEAKFMVTISSILALALGLGLAVATLRKVTRTIDEVINNLSDNSQQVTSAAGQIAASSEELSQAVTEQASSLEETASSIEEMSSMVQKNADNSRQATEIADGSMKSATKGQKVVVNMIHAIDDINNSNKNIMTQINHSNDQISEIVNVIKEIETKTKVINDIVFQTKLLSFNASVEAARAGDQGKGFAVVAEEVGNLAQMSGNAANEISMMLESSIHKVEAIVRDTKEKVEVLIKDGSMKVEVGTQIAKECGEVLEEIVKNNAQVTKMTDEISTACQEQSLGVQEITRAMNQLDQVTQTNSTTSEETASAAEQLSAQAVSLKGVVELLVLTIKGGENDQARSMAMPIRKDHTENVVAFKAPVKKVPTVKKATTTPKPLTTQYKKASGMEGSQIPMGNDSRFEEV from the coding sequence ATGAAAAATTGGAGTTTAAGCGCAAAAATTTACTTTGTAGTTTTTATTATGTCGATAGGGCTTTGTACTGTTTCAGTGATTGGTATTTATCAAATGAGAAATATCAATACAATCTTAGAAGTCATCACGAAAGAAAGAATGCAGAATCTTATAAAAACTCACAATATCATGAGTCACTTTTACATTCAGATCATTAATGAAAGAAATTATATTCTTCAGGAATCAGTAGAAGCAAGAAAGACGAATAAAGGTTTTATTGAAAAAAGACATGGTGAACTTCAGGATATGATCGAGGCCAGAAAATTAACTTCAAGCCCTGAAGGCCTGAAAAATATCGTAGAATTCAAAAGTGTTTATGAGAAATGGGCGAAATTCAATCAGAATATTCAGGAGCTTGTTGACACCGGACACACTAAAGAAGCGGCAGTACTAGTTGCAGAAACGGGCCGCAAACTTCGTCTAGAAGGAGAAGAAATCCTACATCGTATTAATGTGCGCGATACAGAAAGGATGGCCGAGGAAACACAACTTGCAGCTGACACATATGCAGAAGCTAAGTTTATGGTCACTATTTCAAGTATCCTTGCACTTGCTCTAGGTCTGGGGTTAGCTGTGGCCACACTTCGAAAAGTCACACGTACAATTGATGAAGTTATCAATAATCTTTCTGATAACTCACAACAAGTGACTTCAGCAGCAGGGCAAATTGCCGCTTCATCAGAAGAATTATCTCAGGCCGTTACAGAACAGGCGTCTTCATTGGAGGAAACGGCTTCATCGATTGAAGAAATGAGTTCAATGGTTCAAAAGAATGCTGACAACTCAAGACAGGCCACTGAGATTGCTGATGGAAGTATGAAAAGTGCTACGAAGGGCCAGAAAGTTGTAGTGAATATGATTCATGCGATTGATGACATTAATAATAGTAATAAAAATATTATGACTCAAATTAATCATAGTAATGACCAGATTTCTGAAATCGTAAATGTGATTAAAGAAATCGAAACAAAAACAAAAGTCATTAATGATATCGTTTTTCAAACCAAACTTCTTTCTTTTAATGCCTCAGTAGAAGCAGCACGAGCAGGGGATCAGGGAAAGGGATTCGCTGTTGTTGCTGAAGAAGTAGGGAATCTTGCTCAAATGAGTGGGAATGCTGCTAATGAAATTTCTATGATGCTTGAAAGTAGCATTCATAAAGTAGAAGCTATCGTAAGGGACACAAAAGAAAAAGTAGAAGTGCTTATTAAAGATGGTTCAATGAAAGTTGAAGTTGGAACTCAAATTGCAAAAGAATGTGGTGAGGTTCTGGAAGAAATCGTAAAGAATAATGCTCAAGTGACAAAGATGACGGATGAAATTTCGACTGCATGCCAGGAGCAATCTCTGGGAGTTCAAGAAATCACTCGCGCTATGAACCAATTGGATCAAGTCACTCAAACCAATTCGACGACATCGGAAGAAACTGCGAGTGCAGCAGAGCAACTTTCAGCACAGGCCGTTTCTTTAAAAGGTGTGGTTGAATTACTAGTACTGACAATTAAAGGCGGAGAGAATGATCAGGCCAGAAGTATGGCCATGCCTATAAGAAAAGATCATACTGAAAATGTTGTTGCTTTTAAGGCCCCTGTTAAAAAAGTACCAACAGTGAAAAAAGCAACAACGACTCCGAAGCCACTGACAACTCAGTATAAGAAAGCTTCGGGTATGGAAGGAAGTCAGATCCCAATGGGAAATGACTCTCGATTTGAAGAAGTGTAA
- a CDS encoding CheR family methyltransferase — translation MGLFENKILTDEDFLYFKEKIFVSSGINLNLSKKTLVQSRLNAHLDRLKIPTFHEYRSYLESRPANDPEVQSFINLLTTNKTEWFRENEHFVYLVNKFIPVWKKQGKKKLKVWSAASSSGEEAYTLAVILKNLLDKTGIDFEIIGSDIDTNVLEFAKNGVYKKDQLINIPNEYHRYFDLGTQDIKEWMKINKAINLM, via the coding sequence ATGGGATTATTCGAAAATAAAATTTTAACCGACGAAGATTTTCTCTACTTTAAAGAGAAAATCTTTGTCTCTTCAGGAATTAATCTTAATCTTTCCAAGAAGACGCTGGTTCAATCTCGATTGAATGCTCACCTTGATAGACTCAAGATTCCCACTTTTCATGAGTACCGCTCTTACCTGGAATCAAGGCCTGCCAATGATCCAGAGGTGCAAAGTTTTATTAATTTGCTGACAACTAATAAGACGGAGTGGTTTCGAGAGAATGAACACTTTGTTTATCTGGTTAATAAGTTTATTCCTGTGTGGAAAAAGCAAGGCAAGAAAAAACTGAAGGTTTGGAGTGCGGCCAGTTCAAGTGGAGAAGAGGCCTACACGCTTGCTGTGATTTTAAAAAACCTTCTGGATAAAACCGGGATTGATTTTGAAATCATTGGATCAGACATTGATACGAATGTTTTAGAGTTTGCTAAAAATGGCGTTTATAAAAAAGATCAACTTATCAATATTCCCAATGAGTATCATCGCTACTTTGACTTAGGAACTCAAGACATCAAAGAGTGGATGAAGATTAATAAAGCAATTAACCTCATGTGA
- a CDS encoding CheR family methyltransferase: MSFEQFNLKNGNYQDLNRSFDLIFCRNVMIYFTPETIAQIAEGLFQNAAPEAVLIISHSESLQNLKTNWKVKGPSIYTKGQLFL, encoded by the coding sequence GTGAGCTTCGAGCAATTCAACTTAAAAAATGGGAATTATCAGGATCTCAATAGGTCCTTTGATTTAATATTCTGCCGGAATGTGATGATTTATTTTACCCCTGAGACGATTGCGCAAATCGCGGAAGGTCTTTTTCAAAATGCAGCACCAGAGGCCGTTTTAATTATTTCTCATTCGGAGTCATTGCAAAACTTGAAGACGAATTGGAAAGTGAAGGGGCCGTCGATTTATACTAAAGGGCAGTTGTTTTTATAA
- a CDS encoding cation:proton antiporter — protein sequence MNHLPDLIRDLGFILITAACVTLLFKRLKQPVVLGYLIAGFFLGPHFPFFIHVQDTQSVHIWAEIGVIFLLFGLGLEFSFKKLSRVGKSAGITAFIEAVFMLGLGFLTGKVIGWNSIDSLYLGGVLSISSTTIIVRAFDELGLKGKKFVSLVFGILIVEDLIAILLLVLLTTVGVSNALSGSELASATFKLGFFLTIWFLVGIYLIPIFLNAIRKLLNPETTVVVSLGLCLLMVIIATNVGFSAPLGAFIMGSILAETKEGKNIEHLLNPIKDLFSAVFFVSVGMMINPQSLYEYADIILIITLVTILGKVFSTTIGALLSGQSLKTSMYAGMSLAQIGEFSFIIATLGVTLKVTSDFLYPIAVAVSAITTFTTPYLIRNSQRIYEVISGRIPQGFKEQLTHYETTFVTKSEVGVFGLLWEAYGIRILLNVTVVVAIALFTEHVILNFVFDLNTQSRVIPGIGAIISIVIAAPFLWAIIFGAPAQSSTNSPANVIKLRGLLVGVTIARVILGLLLLLGLISRFTTMHSSYLYALIVIVILSIVLRKYIEPFYHSIEERFMYNLNEKEREELELQKRKPQLAPWDAAMVEFIVSPNSIIIGKTLQESELKEKFGVTIALIERGHKKIMAPGRDHLLMSYDHLYLIGSDTELAEAKRVIEATDFHAEPPEHANYGLESFHLSKFSPYIEKTIRDCGIRESIEGLIVGVEREGKRFLNPDSGMVLKAGDLLWVVADIKRVNLNLK from the coding sequence ATGAACCATCTTCCCGATCTAATCCGAGACTTAGGCTTTATTCTTATCACTGCGGCCTGTGTAACTCTTTTGTTTAAGCGTCTCAAGCAGCCAGTTGTTTTAGGATACTTAATAGCTGGATTTTTCCTAGGCCCACACTTTCCATTTTTCATTCACGTACAAGACACTCAATCAGTTCACATCTGGGCCGAGATCGGGGTGATCTTTTTACTTTTTGGTCTAGGACTCGAATTTAGTTTCAAAAAACTTTCTCGCGTTGGAAAAAGCGCCGGCATCACGGCCTTCATTGAAGCCGTCTTTATGCTCGGGCTTGGCTTTTTAACCGGAAAAGTTATTGGCTGGAATAGCATCGACAGTTTATACCTTGGAGGAGTTCTTTCAATTTCCTCAACGACGATTATCGTGCGCGCCTTTGATGAATTAGGACTTAAGGGAAAGAAATTTGTTTCTTTAGTTTTTGGTATTTTAATTGTTGAAGACTTAATTGCAATTTTACTTTTAGTTCTTTTGACAACAGTTGGTGTTTCTAATGCCCTGTCTGGTTCAGAACTAGCGTCGGCCACTTTCAAATTAGGCTTCTTTCTTACCATCTGGTTTTTGGTTGGAATTTATCTGATTCCTATTTTCTTAAATGCCATCAGAAAACTGCTTAACCCTGAGACCACAGTTGTCGTCTCCCTTGGACTTTGTTTACTGATGGTTATTATCGCAACGAACGTGGGCTTCTCTGCTCCGCTTGGTGCTTTCATCATGGGGTCTATTTTAGCGGAGACCAAAGAAGGAAAAAACATTGAGCATCTGCTTAATCCGATTAAAGATCTTTTTTCAGCGGTCTTCTTCGTTTCAGTGGGAATGATGATTAACCCTCAGTCGCTGTATGAGTATGCAGACATTATTCTTATCATCACTCTAGTCACGATTCTTGGAAAAGTTTTCAGTACAACGATCGGTGCTTTGTTATCAGGACAATCTTTAAAGACTTCAATGTATGCCGGCATGAGTTTGGCGCAGATTGGGGAATTCTCATTCATTATTGCCACTCTTGGTGTGACGTTAAAAGTGACCAGCGATTTTCTTTATCCAATAGCCGTGGCCGTTTCAGCAATCACCACTTTTACGACACCTTACTTAATCAGAAATTCCCAACGAATTTATGAAGTCATAAGTGGACGAATCCCACAAGGATTCAAAGAGCAGCTAACTCATTATGAAACAACATTTGTAACTAAAAGTGAAGTCGGTGTCTTTGGACTTTTATGGGAAGCTTACGGGATTCGTATTCTTCTTAACGTCACAGTCGTTGTGGCCATCGCTCTTTTCACCGAGCATGTTATTTTAAATTTTGTTTTCGATTTAAATACTCAATCAAGAGTCATTCCCGGAATTGGGGCGATTATCTCAATCGTCATTGCCGCTCCTTTTTTATGGGCGATTATTTTTGGAGCTCCAGCTCAGTCTTCAACCAATAGCCCTGCGAATGTTATCAAACTTCGCGGCCTTCTGGTCGGAGTCACAATCGCAAGAGTCATCCTTGGGCTCTTACTGCTTTTGGGATTGATCAGTCGATTCACGACAATGCATAGTTCTTACTTATATGCGCTGATCGTGATTGTGATCCTTTCAATTGTTCTTAGAAAATATATCGAGCCTTTCTATCATTCAATTGAAGAGCGCTTCATGTACAACTTAAATGAAAAAGAAAGAGAAGAGCTTGAATTGCAAAAAAGAAAGCCCCAGCTTGCTCCATGGGATGCAGCGATGGTGGAATTTATTGTTTCACCCAACTCGATTATAATTGGGAAAACATTGCAAGAGTCAGAACTAAAAGAAAAATTTGGTGTGACGATCGCTCTGATTGAGCGTGGGCATAAAAAGATCATGGCACCAGGCAGAGACCATTTACTGATGTCGTATGATCATCTTTACCTGATTGGATCCGATACAGAGTTAGCTGAAGCTAAGAGAGTCATCGAGGCCACAGACTTTCATGCCGAGCCACCAGAGCATGCTAATTATGGTTTAGAGAGTTTTCACCTTTCAAAATTTTCTCCTTATATTGAAAAAACAATCCGCGATTGTGGAATCAGAGAAAGCATCGAAGGGTTAATTGTCGGAGTTGAAAGAGAAGGAAAGCGTTTTTTAAATCCAGACTCTGGAATGGTTTTAAAGGCGGGAGATCTTCTTTGGGTAGTGGCCGATATTAAACGTGTAAATTTAAATCTCAAATAA
- a CDS encoding superoxide dismutase — translation MTFTLPELPFAKDALVPHMSQETLEYHHGKHHNAYVNNLNNLIKGTKHENMSLEEIILSSEGPIFNNSAQIWNHTFFWNSLSPKGGGEATGAALEAITKEWGSFEKFKEEFTKSAVANFGAGWTWLVKNKDGKLAIVNTSNAQTPLTTGATPLLTVDVWEHAYYIDYRNERPKFINGFWALANWDFVNKNLK, via the coding sequence ATGACTTTTACACTACCAGAATTACCATTCGCAAAAGACGCTCTTGTCCCACATATGTCACAAGAAACTCTAGAGTACCACCACGGTAAACACCATAATGCTTACGTTAATAATTTAAACAATCTCATCAAGGGAACAAAACATGAAAATATGTCTCTTGAAGAAATCATCCTAAGCTCTGAAGGGCCGATTTTTAATAACTCTGCTCAGATCTGGAACCATACATTCTTCTGGAACTCACTAAGCCCTAAAGGCGGCGGAGAGGCCACTGGTGCTGCTCTAGAAGCAATCACTAAAGAATGGGGAAGCTTTGAAAAGTTTAAAGAAGAGTTCACAAAATCAGCAGTCGCAAATTTTGGTGCTGGATGGACTTGGCTTGTAAAAAATAAAGATGGGAAACTTGCTATCGTTAATACAAGCAATGCTCAGACTCCGCTTACAACGGGTGCCACTCCTCTTTTAACAGTTGATGTGTGGGAGCACGCTTACTACATTGACTATAGAAATGAGCGTCCTAAATTTATCAATGGATTTTGGGCGTTAGCAAACTGGGATTTCGTAAATAAAAATTTAAAATAA
- a CDS encoding helix-turn-helix domain-containing protein, translating to MDKEFEILSHNLAHNLMELRQRRGLTQEALAKLVGLPRSTIANLESGLGNPSLTNLARLSSALHIPIDNLLTPQEVVCKFIPASEIPVQVRSQGAVQIYKLLPDSLPNMEIDRIEIEPDAQMKGTPHSSGTKEYFHCIQGEMMVNVLGNSYVVKKGDVLAFPGEANHSYINKGRSNAIGMSIVVLNPISV from the coding sequence ATGGACAAAGAGTTTGAGATACTTTCGCATAATCTGGCACATAATTTAATGGAGTTAAGGCAACGACGCGGACTCACGCAAGAAGCACTTGCGAAGTTAGTAGGATTGCCCAGGTCAACTATTGCCAATCTTGAATCAGGATTAGGTAATCCTTCATTAACCAATCTCGCAAGACTTTCATCAGCTTTGCACATTCCTATTGATAATCTTCTAACTCCTCAAGAAGTTGTCTGTAAATTTATTCCTGCATCTGAAATTCCTGTTCAGGTAAGAAGTCAGGGGGCCGTGCAAATTTATAAACTTCTGCCCGACTCACTTCCTAATATGGAAATTGACCGTATTGAAATCGAACCAGATGCACAAATGAAAGGGACACCTCATTCATCGGGAACGAAAGAATACTTTCATTGCATTCAAGGTGAGATGATGGTGAATGTTTTAGGGAATTCGTACGTGGTCAAAAAAGGGGATGTTTTAGCATTTCCAGGTGAGGCCAATCACAGTTATATCAATAAAGGCAGATCAAATGCGATAGGAATGAGCATCGTAGTGCTCAATCCTATCAGCGTATAA
- a CDS encoding DoxX family protein — protein sequence MIKKLMFKTTQENSLFNEATITALRVVAGLLLAVLHGSGKVPPSADLIAGVTGLGFPAPSLFAWLAGLAELVGGVFLAVGFLTRPSAFVIAFTMLVAVFGAHAADPVNVKELGLIYLVISLVFLARGAGRWSIDRFIK from the coding sequence GTGATTAAGAAGCTAATGTTTAAAACAACTCAAGAAAATTCACTTTTCAACGAAGCAACAATAACAGCTCTAAGAGTTGTCGCGGGTCTTTTACTGGCAGTCCTTCATGGTAGCGGAAAAGTTCCACCAAGTGCAGATTTAATCGCTGGAGTGACAGGCCTTGGTTTCCCTGCTCCCTCTTTATTTGCATGGCTTGCGGGTCTTGCTGAATTAGTAGGAGGAGTTTTCCTTGCCGTTGGTTTCTTAACTCGCCCAAGTGCATTTGTAATTGCTTTTACAATGTTAGTTGCAGTGTTTGGAGCACATGCTGCTGACCCAGTTAATGTGAAAGAGCTTGGTCTAATCTATCTGGTGATCTCTTTAGTCTTCCTTGCTCGTGGAGCTGGAAGATGGTCTATTGATAGATTCATTAAATAA
- the arsC gene encoding arsenate reductase (glutaredoxin) (This arsenate reductase requires both glutathione and glutaredoxin to convert arsenate to arsenite, after which the efflux transporter formed by ArsA and ArsB can extrude the arsenite from the cell, providing resistance.): MQKALLIHNPRCSKSRGAKEILEERGIEFDTIDYVKDGLKEKLLSHLPKLLGIPYEQMVRSKDETYKDLKLADKKLSNKEWIKVLMENPILLERPIFINGDRAVIGRPPELVLDLI; encoded by the coding sequence ATGCAAAAAGCTCTACTCATTCACAATCCACGTTGTTCAAAATCAAGAGGCGCAAAAGAAATTTTAGAAGAGCGTGGTATCGAATTTGATACTATTGATTATGTAAAAGATGGACTTAAAGAAAAATTACTTTCACACCTGCCAAAGCTTTTAGGAATTCCTTACGAGCAAATGGTGCGTAGTAAAGATGAAACTTATAAAGACTTGAAGCTTGCGGATAAAAAATTATCAAATAAAGAGTGGATTAAAGTGTTAATGGAAAATCCTATTTTACTTGAAAGACCTATCTTTATTAATGGCGATAGGGCCGTGATCGGAAGACCCCCGGAACTTGTGCTCGATCTTATTTAG
- a CDS encoding HzsA-related protein produces the protein MITHSWFFIFIIFTACSGPDSSETTGPKIGNVIYPIIITSNPIVFVTTVPVVSMQGQLNAFGNHGTSIVDSIPGGDLYIRYPSGALKNLTESAGYGVKSSGIQEGKKPIAVRQPTVHWSGNKVIFSMLVGGPKERFDRAAERRWQIYEAFGLGENDVVTIRKIPYQSSKYNNFSPVYGANDDIFFVSDAPLYDMKHTYPQLDEYESTPTNTGIWKIDLNAKKVSMIQHAPSGSFDLYVDSFGRILFTKWDHLKRDQQADADRYDNGKYKAFDFPNENPDAKQTSFPEFDENGKLIADKNGVLYELFPEARSIKDPTKDPNESINNLNQFFVWQINEDGSEEETMNHVGRHEFGGSYMPPVFLDDPNLTDRLPLYSANIKMRETFAGNAGIFQLKEDIDNPGTYMGTYAMEFGRETAGRIVEFNLPPGKNPETVVMTDYTNPTLDYYPDRTTEKLPSMTGHYRNPLRLTDRTILVSHTPEYRLNEDDSIDPGTTRPRYIFQLKKLIPNPLGADMIAGAPFTGGIVKHIRWWTDAEKPKEYLGPLNEVDAVELRPRPRPIAKMMATNPIEKSVLDEEGVDEQELKKWMMEKKLALIVSRNVTMRDRADVSQPFNLRIPGGTQNVPTGGKIYDISKLQFFQGELTRSYLKQSGRRVYSRPVRNTLTHPDIEKFYTDKGNVELGLDGSMAAFVPAGRALSWQLVDPDGKAVVRERVWVSFAPGEIRTCASCHGINSVTHNNLPEPINKPEALRNLIKNWKNLK, from the coding sequence ATGATAACACATTCATGGTTTTTTATTTTCATAATTTTCACAGCTTGTAGTGGACCCGACAGCTCTGAAACTACCGGCCCCAAAATTGGTAACGTCATTTATCCCATCATCATTACCAGCAACCCTATTGTCTTTGTCACCACAGTTCCAGTGGTCAGCATGCAAGGACAGTTAAATGCTTTTGGTAATCATGGTACATCCATTGTCGACTCTATCCCCGGAGGCGATTTATATATCCGTTACCCAAGTGGCGCTTTAAAAAATCTTACAGAATCTGCAGGATACGGAGTTAAGAGTAGCGGCATACAGGAAGGAAAAAAGCCTATTGCGGTCAGGCAGCCTACTGTCCACTGGAGTGGAAATAAAGTTATTTTTTCTATGCTCGTCGGTGGCCCCAAAGAGCGCTTTGATAGAGCAGCTGAAAGGCGCTGGCAAATTTATGAGGCCTTCGGGCTTGGTGAAAACGATGTCGTGACGATTAGAAAAATTCCTTATCAGTCTTCAAAGTATAATAACTTCTCACCGGTCTACGGCGCTAACGACGATATCTTTTTTGTTTCAGATGCTCCGTTATACGACATGAAACACACCTACCCTCAACTCGATGAGTATGAGTCAACTCCTACCAATACGGGAATCTGGAAGATTGACCTTAATGCTAAAAAGGTCTCGATGATTCAACATGCACCAAGCGGGTCATTTGATTTATATGTCGATAGTTTTGGAAGAATTCTTTTTACTAAATGGGATCACTTAAAACGTGACCAGCAGGCCGATGCTGATCGCTATGATAACGGTAAATATAAGGCCTTTGATTTTCCAAATGAAAATCCTGATGCAAAACAAACGAGCTTCCCCGAGTTTGATGAAAATGGAAAACTCATTGCAGATAAAAATGGCGTGCTCTATGAATTGTTTCCTGAAGCAAGATCAATCAAAGATCCAACTAAAGATCCCAATGAATCCATCAATAACTTAAACCAGTTTTTTGTCTGGCAGATTAATGAAGATGGCTCCGAAGAAGAAACAATGAATCACGTCGGCCGTCATGAGTTCGGTGGATCTTATATGCCGCCGGTTTTTTTAGATGACCCTAACTTAACTGATCGCCTTCCCCTGTATAGTGCCAATATAAAAATGCGTGAAACTTTTGCAGGCAATGCCGGAATCTTCCAGTTAAAAGAAGATATCGATAATCCTGGAACTTATATGGGAACTTATGCCATGGAGTTTGGGCGTGAGACTGCTGGAAGAATTGTTGAGTTCAATCTTCCTCCTGGAAAAAATCCAGAGACAGTTGTGATGACAGATTATACCAATCCAACTCTTGATTATTATCCGGATCGCACGACAGAAAAACTTCCAAGCATGACTGGTCATTATAGAAATCCACTCAGATTAACTGATCGAACAATTCTGGTGAGCCACACTCCGGAGTATCGTTTGAATGAAGACGATTCAATAGACCCTGGAACCACTAGACCCAGATACATCTTCCAATTAAAAAAATTAATACCTAACCCTCTTGGTGCAGACATGATTGCCGGTGCGCCTTTTACGGGTGGAATCGTTAAACACATCCGCTGGTGGACTGATGCCGAAAAACCAAAAGAGTACTTAGGGCCTTTAAATGAAGTTGATGCGGTCGAGCTTCGTCCACGTCCGCGTCCAATTGCTAAGATGATGGCGACTAATCCTATTGAGAAATCAGTACTGGATGAAGAAGGTGTCGATGAGCAGGAATTAAAAAAATGGATGATGGAGAAAAAACTCGCTTTGATTGTTTCAAGAAATGTCACCATGAGAGACCGCGCTGATGTTAGTCAGCCTTTTAATTTACGCATTCCAGGCGGGACACAAAACGTTCCTACCGGTGGAAAAATTTATGACATTTCAAAGCTGCAATTTTTTCAAGGTGAACTAACCAGAAGCTATTTAAAACAATCCGGACGCAGAGTTTATTCTCGTCCCGTAAGAAATACTTTAACTCATCCTGATATTGAAAAATTTTATACTGATAAAGGAAATGTTGAATTAGGTCTCGATGGTTCCATGGCCGCTTTTGTTCCGGCCGGAAGGGCCTTAAGCTGGCAGCTGGTTGATCCTGATGGGAAAGCAGTAGTAAGAGAGCGGGTCTGGGTTAGTTTTGCTCCAGGAGAGATTAGAACCTGTGCCAGCTGCCATGGAATTAACTCTGTTACACATAATAATCTTCCGGAACCAATCAACAAACCAGAAGCTCTTCGAAATCTTATTAAGAACTGGAAAAATTTAAAATAA
- a CDS encoding DUF167 domain-containing protein has product MSYLSASESKTVLKIYVQPGASKNEFVGLYGVPPRLKLKIKAQPQDGEANAEVITFLAKSLGISKSKVEIFRGHTSRQKDVLIDMELSAVMKIIPE; this is encoded by the coding sequence GTGAGTTATCTCTCGGCCAGTGAATCAAAAACAGTTCTTAAAATTTATGTTCAGCCAGGGGCCAGTAAAAATGAATTTGTGGGCCTCTACGGCGTCCCTCCAAGACTTAAACTTAAAATCAAGGCCCAACCACAAGATGGGGAGGCCAATGCTGAAGTCATTACTTTTTTGGCCAAAAGTCTTGGGATCAGTAAAAGCAAAGTGGAAATTTTTAGAGGGCACACGTCCAGACAAAAAGATGTACTCATCGATATGGAACTGAGTGCTGTGATGAAAATTATTCCAGAGTAA
- a CDS encoding murein L,D-transpeptidase catalytic domain-containing protein — MSFSAPVHAEISFSSGWQSLLRFLHLDIKKEVNSYVTPPERQCTDQNVGRAIANTPPPEPPTMPEEPILTGAASDDGASSMREKIMENYTKLGGDPIALEQSLCFFDKNKGVKFKAAGDPSRSGGISIDNQRYITINDLNVTMSKSRMFVIDMETGKVNTYFSAHGYGGKKGVPESDMMAEGVSNVDGSNASPRGFFITGTRREGSSDPRWKFSMKLHGLQQGVNDKSFSRAIIMHPFPKMPEESASSDDPNVSGAIRSEGPFSLSQGCTMLSENYASDIINKIKTPSNSKGGSLYYNYSAEEKSRGASYCGDEGLMKK, encoded by the coding sequence ATGAGTTTCTCAGCCCCTGTGCATGCAGAAATTTCTTTTTCTTCAGGGTGGCAGTCGCTTCTGCGATTTCTTCACTTAGATATCAAAAAAGAAGTGAATAGTTATGTAACTCCGCCAGAGCGTCAGTGTACTGATCAAAATGTCGGAAGAGCTATTGCCAACACTCCACCGCCTGAACCACCGACAATGCCGGAAGAGCCGATCCTTACGGGTGCTGCTTCTGACGATGGTGCTTCATCGATGAGAGAAAAGATTATGGAAAACTACACCAAACTTGGTGGTGACCCGATTGCATTAGAGCAGTCTCTTTGTTTTTTTGATAAAAATAAAGGAGTCAAATTTAAAGCAGCAGGGGATCCAAGCCGTTCTGGTGGGATTAGTATCGATAACCAACGCTACATTACGATCAACGATTTAAACGTAACAATGTCTAAGTCACGCATGTTTGTAATTGATATGGAAACCGGAAAAGTGAATACTTATTTTTCTGCTCATGGATATGGCGGAAAAAAAGGTGTACCTGAAAGTGACATGATGGCCGAAGGTGTATCAAACGTAGATGGAAGTAATGCTTCTCCTCGTGGATTTTTTATTACTGGAACCAGAAGAGAAGGATCATCTGATCCACGCTGGAAGTTTTCAATGAAACTTCACGGTCTTCAGCAAGGGGTTAATGATAAATCGTTTTCAAGAGCGATTATTATGCACCCATTTCCTAAAATGCCGGAGGAGTCAGCTTCATCAGATGATCCGAATGTTTCAGGAGCGATCAGGTCAGAAGGACCATTTTCTTTAAGCCAAGGTTGTACGATGCTTTCGGAAAATTACGCCAGCGATATTATAAATAAAATTAAGACACCTTCAAATTCAAAAGGTGGAAGCCTTTATTACAACTATTCAGCAGAAGAAAAGTCCAGAGGGGCTTCATATTGTGGTGATGAAGGACTCATGAAGAAGTAG